From one Lolium rigidum isolate FL_2022 chromosome 4, APGP_CSIRO_Lrig_0.1, whole genome shotgun sequence genomic stretch:
- the LOC124705404 gene encoding pentatricopeptide repeat-containing protein At4g14050, mitochondrial-like, with protein sequence MLSPAAAVVAAVRAAAGSRPAVRCAHASLLKEGLALHPPAPSLLVSAYAKCRLLPDARQLFDESPQRDLHLYSSLLAAISNSDSPALVLPLLRRMLSVDALQPDHFVLASIASASARLRSLSLGKQVHGHFVASPYSADNVVKSSLVDMYCKCGVPEEARKVFDSMTAKNNVVWTALVSGYASNGYTDEALQLFRSMPGRGGLFTWTALISGFVKAGESVRAVELFVDMRRDGVTIDDAFLLSVITGGAADLAALVLGRQLHGLSMRLGFLSSMMVGNALVDMYSKCSDIHSAREVFEEITVCDIISWTTMIVGEAQHGRAEDAFALYDRMVLAGVKPNEVTFVGLIYACSHAGLVQKGRQLFDSVKQEYGINPGLQLYTCYIDLLSRSGHLSEAEELITRMPYEPDEAVWGSLLSACKKHNNAEMSIRVADNLLELRPKYPSTYVLLSNVYAVNGKWGSVDTVRKLMTNTKILKEPGYSRIDVGRESRLFHAGEVPLDMREAILAFLDELIVEMRQRGYVPDTSSVMHDLEEHEKEHHLFLHSERLAVAFGILKSPPGSVIRVVKNLRVCEDCHTVMKLMSEIFQRKISVRDASRFHHFEDGKCSCSDFW encoded by the coding sequence ATGctctctcccgccgccgccgtcgttgcGGCCGTTCGTGCGGCGGCGGGTTCGCGGCCGGCCGTACGCTGCGCCCACGCAAGTCTCCTCAAGGAGGGCCTGGCTCTCCACCCTCCCGCGCCGTCCCTCCTTGTCTCCGCCTATGCCAAATGCCGCCTCCTCCCCGACGCCCGCCAACTGTTCGACGAATCCCCGCAACGGGATCTCCACCTCTACTCATCACTCCTCGCCGCCATCTCCAACTCTGACTCTCCCGCCCTTGTTCTACCTCTGCTCCGCCGCATGCTCTCGGTAGATGCTCTCCAACCCGACCATTTTGTGCTTGCTTCCATCGCCAGTGCCTCCGCCAGGTTGCGCAGCCTCAGTCTTGGTAAGCAGGTACATGGACATTTTGTCGCTTCTCCGTATAGCGCCGACAACGTGGTCAAGTCGTCGCTTGTCGACATGTACTGCAAATGTGGTGTCCCGGAAGAAGCCAGGAAGGTGTTTGACAGTATGACTGCCAAGAACAATGTCGTGTGGACTGCGCTTGTTTCTGGGTACGCGTCAAACGGCTATACTGACGAGGCGCTACAGCTCTTTCGGAGCATGCCTGGACGCGGAGGCCTCTTTACATGGACTGCGCTCATATCAGGATTTGTGAAAGCTGGTGAGAGTGTTAGAGCGGTGGAGTTGTTTGTTGATATGAGGCGAGACGGCGTCACTATTGATGACGCCTTTTTGTTGTCAGTTATAACTGGTGGAGCTGCAGACCTGGCTGCACTTGTTCTGGGAAGGCAGTTGCATGGTTTATCCATGAGGCTTGGGTTCTTGTCCAGCATGATGGTTGGGAATGCGTTGGTTGACATGTATTCCAAATGTAGCGACATACACTCTGCTAGAGAAGTATTTGAAGAGATTACAGTGTGTGACATCATCTCGTGGACGACAATGATTGTCGGAGAGGCACAACATGGTCGAGCTGAGGACGCTTTTGCTCTTTATGACCGGATGGTTCTTGCAGGAGTGAAGCCCAATGAAGTGACCTTTGTCGGGCTGATTTACGCCTGTAGCCATGCTGGTCTTGTTCAGAAAGGGCGCCAATTGTTTGACTCGGTGAAGCAGGAGTATGGCATCAATCCTGGATTGCAACTCTACACATGCTACATAGATCTTCTTAGTCGCTCGGGCCATTTATCAGAAGCTGAAGAACTCATCACTAGGATGCCATATGAACCTGATGAAGCTGTTTGGGGGTCCCTACTGAGCGCATGCAAGAAACACAACAATGCTGAAATGTCTATTAGGGTTGCTGATAACCTATTGGAGCTTAGACCAAAATATCCATCAACATATGTCTTGTTATCTAATGTTTATGCAGTGAATGGCAAGTGGGGTTCTGTGGACACTGTAAGAAAGCTGATGACTAATACAAAGATACTGAAAGAGCCTGGGTATAGCAGGATTGATGTTGGAAGAGAATCTCGTCTGTTTCATGCTGGGGAAGTGCCACTTGATATGAGAGAAGCAATTCTAGCTTTTCTTGATGAATTGATTGTGGAAATGCGCCAGAGGGGGTATGTCCCTGATACCAGTTCCGTGATGCATGATTTAGAGGAGCATGAAAAGGAGCATCATCTGTTCCTGCACAGTGAGAGACTGGCTGTTGCCTTTGGAATCCTCAAGTCTCCACCGGGATCAGTGATCCGCGTGGTGAAGAACCTCCGGGTCTGTGAGGACTGTCATACAGTGATGAAGTTGATGAGTGAAATTTTCCAGAGGAAGATCAGTGTGAGAGATGCTAGTCGCTTTCACCATTTTGAAGATGGGAAGTGCTCTTGTAGTGACTTCTGGTAG